One Paenibacillus sp. FSL W8-0186 genomic window carries:
- the rnhA gene encoding ribonuclease HI — MKEITIYTDGACSGNPGPGGWGAILMYNGHRKELSGGEPMTTNNRMEIQAVISALEQLKEPCLVKVYSDSAYVVNCFKQGWIRNWLRNGWKNSKNQPVENQELWQELWRLMQIHQVEYIKVKGHSDNELNNHCDFLAREAIKRMSR, encoded by the coding sequence GTGAAGGAGATTACGATTTATACCGATGGAGCCTGCTCCGGAAATCCAGGCCCCGGGGGCTGGGGAGCCATATTGATGTATAACGGCCATCGTAAGGAGCTATCTGGCGGCGAGCCGATGACGACGAATAACCGCATGGAAATCCAAGCGGTCATTTCGGCATTGGAGCAGCTGAAGGAGCCGTGCCTTGTGAAGGTATACAGCGATTCTGCCTATGTCGTCAATTGCTTTAAGCAGGGATGGATTCGCAACTGGCTGAGAAATGGCTGGAAGAACAGCAAAAACCAGCCGGTCGAGAACCAGGAGCTGTGGCAGGAATTATGGCGCCTGATGCAGATTCATCAGGTTGAATATATCAAGGTCAAGGGACACAGCGATAATGAGCTGAATAACCACTGTGACTTCTTGGCGAGGGAAGCGATCAAGCGAATGTCCCGGTAA
- a CDS encoding ABC transporter ATP-binding protein has translation MDNNTLLSVNNLCKTYTAAENRISALKDITFDLNRGELLVVMGTSGSGKSTLLQIIGALDSPDQGKISLNGVLQDKMFMEPYATQYRSENIGFIFQSFHLLKDLSLEENIALPLILKGAGGSEIKRKVNEMLDLVGLTSWRKQRPMQLSGGQQQRVAIGRSLIMRPPIILADEPTGNLDFNTSREILNVLIEMKRQLNQSIILVTHDANVAAYGDRILFFHDGEIVDTYVKNTEEADMDCIMDKLRSIMERAS, from the coding sequence ATGGATAACAATACATTATTGTCAGTTAATAATTTATGTAAAACGTATACTGCTGCTGAAAATCGCATATCAGCACTAAAAGATATTACTTTCGATTTAAACAGAGGTGAACTTCTGGTTGTTATGGGGACAAGCGGCTCTGGAAAAAGTACTCTTCTACAAATCATTGGTGCGCTCGATAGTCCTGATCAGGGAAAAATTTCCTTAAACGGCGTTCTCCAAGACAAAATGTTTATGGAGCCGTATGCTACCCAGTACCGAAGTGAAAATATAGGTTTTATATTTCAATCATTTCACTTACTAAAAGATTTATCGCTTGAAGAAAATATAGCTTTGCCATTAATACTTAAGGGAGCTGGCGGTTCGGAAATAAAAAGAAAAGTGAATGAAATGCTTGATTTAGTTGGGTTAACTTCATGGAGAAAGCAACGGCCTATGCAACTTTCCGGTGGACAGCAGCAACGGGTTGCTATCGGCAGATCACTTATAATGAGGCCGCCAATCATACTTGCGGATGAGCCAACTGGAAATTTAGACTTTAATACATCAAGAGAAATTTTAAATGTATTGATAGAGATGAAAAGGCAGTTGAACCAAAGTATTATTCTCGTTACGCATGATGCAAATGTCGCCGCCTACGGGGATCGGATATTGTTTTTTCATGATGGCGAGATAGTAGATACATACGTCAAAAATACTGAAGAAGCAGACATGGACTGCATCATGGATAAGTTAAGAAGCATTATGGAGAGAGCATCATGA
- a CDS encoding bifunctional 3-deoxy-7-phosphoheptulonate synthase/chorismate mutase — MSQRLEQLRSELDSVNLQLLELLSERARIAQEIGQEKQKQGVPAFDPVREKKMLDALVEHNEGPFDNETVRHLFKQIFQASLKLQQVDHKKHLLVSRKKKQEDTLVQLGSTVIGGGTPVMIAGPCSVESYEQVRQVAAALKQAGMTVMRGGAFKPRTSPYDFQGLGIDGLKILKDVASEFGLKTISEIVDPAHIELACEYIDVIQIGARNMQNFELLKAAGNVRTPVLLKRGLAATIDEFVHAAEYIVSRGNTQVMLIERGIRTYEKATRNTLDISAVPILKQETHLPVLVDVTHSTGRKDILAPCARAALAAGADGVMVEVHPDPATALSDAAQQLNIPEFHDFLASVRKSGLL; from the coding sequence ATGAGTCAACGTTTGGAACAATTAAGATCAGAGCTGGATTCCGTGAATCTGCAGCTGCTGGAACTGTTGTCGGAGCGGGCGCGGATCGCCCAGGAGATCGGTCAGGAGAAGCAAAAACAGGGCGTTCCTGCTTTTGATCCGGTACGCGAGAAAAAAATGCTGGATGCTCTGGTGGAGCATAACGAAGGTCCTTTCGATAATGAAACGGTACGTCATTTATTTAAACAGATTTTTCAGGCATCGTTAAAGCTGCAGCAGGTCGATCATAAGAAGCATCTGCTCGTCAGCCGGAAGAAGAAGCAGGAAGATACGCTGGTTCAGCTGGGCAGCACGGTGATTGGCGGCGGCACACCGGTAATGATTGCAGGGCCGTGCTCGGTTGAAAGCTATGAACAAGTGCGCCAGGTTGCAGCGGCCTTGAAGCAAGCGGGGATGACGGTCATGCGCGGCGGTGCGTTTAAACCGAGAACATCGCCCTACGATTTTCAGGGCTTGGGCATCGATGGCCTGAAAATTCTGAAGGACGTGGCGTCCGAGTTCGGGCTGAAGACGATTAGCGAAATCGTGGACCCAGCGCATATTGAGCTTGCGTGCGAATACATTGACGTCATTCAGATTGGTGCGCGGAACATGCAGAACTTTGAGCTGCTAAAAGCGGCAGGCAACGTTCGGACGCCAGTGCTGCTGAAGCGTGGTCTCGCGGCTACGATCGATGAATTCGTACACGCTGCGGAATACATCGTTTCCCGCGGTAATACGCAGGTCATGCTAATTGAACGCGGCATACGGACGTACGAGAAGGCTACGAGAAACACCTTGGACATCTCGGCGGTGCCGATTCTGAAGCAAGAAACGCATCTTCCGGTGCTCGTGGATGTGACGCATTCCACAGGGCGCAAAGACATCCTGGCCCCTTGTGCCAGAGCGGCTCTAGCTGCAGGCGCAGACGGTGTCATGGTTGAGGTGCATCCTGATCCGGCAACAGCGCTCTCTGATGCGGCGCAGCAGCTGAATATTCCGGAATTCCATGATTTCCTGGCAAGCGTGAGGAAGTCGGGTTTGCTGTAA
- a CDS encoding HAMP domain-containing sensor histidine kinase, translating to MTKQRSIKNTFARHFVSILACSLLATFITWGILVLLLGYLFNHDNLFPANHYEAQIPVISEYAKTQGDSIMSTQGQAGLEKVIPSQGINYLVVSPAGEILYGDLQITESLNRQKLLARLNQTHSSLDQFVKYIPVMSRNGEFIGALLLGYHLKVTAANPALNPIVTFGFLTFFLSPFLYIILFTFIFGRRFSRMINAPLQQLLQGAEMIKAQNLRFSMTGTSPITEVNRLTNAFEDMRQELEHSIEREWRMEKERSTMFAALAHDLRTPLTIIQGHVEGMEQMEGEAYADKRAQYLQVIRRNTIRASKLLQDMNTIAELEKMSFRLQPLPVDIEEFADHKTVEYAALCKDKNITFDTEINDYRTVNNPVIFDPYRIIQVLDNLVSNSIRYTPEAGRIQWRIEITGQQVMMSITDNGAGFAQPQDLQQAFKQFYQGNHSSSRQKGHSGLGLYIAKLLIQHHGGQICAENNPACGATVRFTLPLQDTYPN from the coding sequence ATGACCAAGCAACGCTCCATAAAAAATACGTTTGCCCGACACTTCGTCTCCATTCTAGCCTGCAGCTTGCTGGCTACATTTATCACCTGGGGAATTCTCGTGCTGCTGCTTGGCTACTTGTTCAATCATGACAATTTGTTCCCGGCGAATCATTACGAAGCGCAAATCCCCGTCATTTCAGAGTACGCGAAAACCCAAGGCGATTCCATCATGAGCACGCAGGGACAAGCGGGGCTGGAAAAGGTAATCCCCTCACAGGGCATAAACTACCTAGTTGTGTCGCCTGCGGGTGAAATCTTATACGGGGATCTTCAAATAACAGAATCACTTAACCGGCAGAAGCTCCTGGCACGCTTGAACCAGACGCACAGCAGCCTCGATCAATTCGTTAAATATATACCGGTGATGTCCCGGAACGGAGAATTCATAGGCGCTCTTCTGCTGGGATATCACCTGAAAGTGACGGCAGCCAATCCAGCGCTTAACCCCATCGTAACCTTTGGATTCCTGACTTTTTTCCTATCGCCATTTCTATATATCATCTTGTTCACCTTCATATTCGGTAGGCGGTTCAGCCGGATGATCAACGCTCCATTACAGCAGCTTCTGCAAGGAGCCGAGATGATTAAAGCGCAAAATTTACGCTTTTCCATGACCGGGACTTCACCCATAACGGAAGTAAACCGTTTGACGAATGCTTTTGAAGACATGCGGCAGGAGCTGGAGCATTCCATTGAGCGGGAATGGAGAATGGAAAAAGAAAGAAGTACCATGTTTGCAGCGCTCGCTCACGATTTGCGTACGCCGCTTACGATTATTCAAGGGCATGTCGAGGGGATGGAACAAATGGAGGGAGAAGCTTATGCGGACAAAAGAGCACAATATCTGCAGGTTATCCGGCGCAACACCATCCGCGCTTCAAAACTCCTGCAGGATATGAACACCATTGCGGAGCTTGAGAAGATGTCGTTTCGGCTCCAGCCGCTTCCAGTGGACATTGAAGAATTTGCGGACCATAAAACCGTGGAATATGCCGCCTTATGCAAGGATAAGAATATAACTTTCGATACTGAGATTAACGATTACCGAACGGTCAACAATCCTGTCATCTTCGATCCGTATCGCATCATTCAGGTCCTCGATAACCTCGTGTCGAACAGCATCCGGTATACGCCTGAAGCCGGACGGATTCAATGGCGCATCGAAATTACCGGGCAGCAGGTGATGATGTCTATCACGGATAATGGAGCAGGGTTTGCACAGCCGCAGGATCTGCAACAGGCATTCAAGCAGTTTTATCAGGGGAATCACTCATCCTCCAGGCAAAAAGGACACTCGGGGCTTGGTTTATATATCGCCAAGCTGCTGATTCAGCATCATGGAGGACAGATTTGCGCCGAGAACAATCCAGCTTGCGGGGCGACGGTACGCTTTACCCTCCCGCTTCAAGACACATATCCAAACTAA
- a CDS encoding HD domain-containing phosphohydrolase: MRFMSVEDIEPGQYLGKTVYSSNGTVLLSAGIQLTVYMITTLKRIGVTMIYIKDPNFEDIEAEEVLSESTKGAVFKEMSHTLEAVRSGKDWSTRKVSVSVDTLLEDILNHRGVLLQLTDIRTADNNDYIHAVNVCLLSSMIGLNMGLNYSQLKDLAIGALLHDIGKANPLAEGAFGSGMEDHHTWRGFEVLKNKREFSLLIAHTALQHHECLDGSGLPRGLESDDIHLFAKIVAVANRYDNLIGGGGSNGRPMLPHEACEQLMAFSEKELDHEVLVEFTRIVSVYPNGTSVRLSTKETGVVVRQHRGLPGRPVVRVIFGSGEDIEVKEVDLAVETTTFIEAVLA; this comes from the coding sequence ATGAGATTCATGAGTGTTGAGGATATCGAACCGGGGCAGTACCTTGGCAAGACTGTATATTCTTCCAACGGGACGGTGCTACTGTCGGCTGGAATCCAGCTTACGGTCTACATGATTACGACGCTGAAGCGCATCGGAGTAACCATGATCTACATTAAAGATCCGAATTTCGAGGACATTGAGGCGGAAGAAGTGCTCAGCGAATCGACGAAAGGCGCGGTCTTCAAGGAAATGAGCCATACGCTGGAGGCGGTAAGGTCCGGCAAGGACTGGAGTACGAGAAAAGTCAGCGTCAGCGTGGACACACTGCTGGAGGATATTTTGAATCACCGGGGCGTGCTGCTTCAGTTGACGGATATTCGCACTGCGGATAATAACGATTACATTCACGCGGTGAACGTATGCCTGCTGTCCTCAATGATCGGGCTTAATATGGGGCTGAATTACTCCCAGCTTAAGGATCTGGCGATCGGAGCTTTGCTGCATGATATCGGTAAAGCGAATCCATTGGCGGAAGGGGCATTCGGGAGTGGGATGGAAGATCACCATACCTGGAGAGGCTTCGAGGTGTTGAAAAATAAGCGCGAGTTCAGTCTGCTGATCGCGCACACCGCTCTTCAGCATCACGAATGCTTGGACGGCAGCGGTCTGCCGCGCGGGCTGGAAAGCGATGACATTCATCTTTTTGCTAAAATTGTAGCTGTGGCAAACCGGTATGATAATCTGATTGGCGGTGGCGGCAGCAATGGCCGCCCTATGCTTCCTCATGAAGCGTGCGAACAATTGATGGCCTTCTCCGAGAAGGAGCTGGATCATGAGGTGCTTGTCGAATTTACAAGAATCGTCTCGGTTTATCCGAACGGAACTTCCGTGCGCCTATCGACAAAGGAGACTGGCGTCGTAGTGCGGCAGCATCGGGGATTGCCCGGACGTCCGGTTGTTCGCGTCATTTTCGGCTCAGGAGAAGATATCGAGGTCAAGGAAGTTGACCTTGCCGTAGAGACGACGACTTTTATCGAAGCGGTATTGGCTTAA
- a CDS encoding DUF418 domain-containing protein, with the protein MAMKSQSRIELIDSLRGFALLGIILVNVTFFTTSLQTISYGVDLWSGWYNELAMLLRGIVINGKFVLIFSFLFGFGMVLLQESSQAKGRSFNRIYFRRLTALLLFGLLHGIFIWYGDILTHYALMGFLLMLFQRCKPRTMLIWSLILLLIVPVLVTGASLLSSTAGQALEPMSQADARQIGVYYQERDAAIYGEGTVAQMTIQRVNDFIGSIFNMLLFYPQILGMFLMGAYFCKRRFLHKIQENRKGILRLVLIGGSVGLVLQLVISLTKKGLPFWGEAAALFVGAPLLALAYIGTFALLYQHKLWKKVLHWFSYPGKMAFTNYLLQSVLCGLIFYSYGLGWYGKIEPVLQMLIAVGIFALQAVFSRVWFNWLPIGPLEYVWRLFTYWGNPLNRGEKGKAASVHEAP; encoded by the coding sequence ATGGCAATGAAATCACAATCAAGAATAGAGCTGATAGACAGCTTAAGGGGATTTGCACTTTTAGGAATCATTCTGGTCAACGTCACCTTTTTCACAACGTCGCTTCAGACGATCTCATATGGGGTTGATTTATGGTCTGGCTGGTATAATGAGCTGGCAATGCTGCTGCGGGGGATTGTCATTAACGGCAAATTTGTACTCATTTTTTCTTTCTTGTTTGGTTTTGGCATGGTATTGCTGCAGGAGAGCAGTCAGGCCAAAGGAAGAAGCTTCAACCGCATTTATTTCCGGAGATTAACGGCTTTATTATTGTTCGGTTTGCTCCATGGAATCTTCATCTGGTATGGAGACATTCTGACACACTATGCGCTGATGGGCTTTCTCCTTATGCTGTTTCAGCGCTGCAAGCCGAGAACGATGCTGATTTGGTCTCTGATCCTGCTGTTGATCGTTCCCGTCCTCGTGACGGGCGCCAGTCTGTTGAGCAGCACTGCAGGCCAAGCGCTTGAGCCGATGAGCCAAGCGGATGCCCGTCAGATAGGAGTCTATTACCAAGAACGGGATGCGGCCATATACGGCGAGGGGACCGTTGCCCAGATGACCATTCAGCGGGTGAATGATTTTATTGGCTCCATCTTTAATATGCTGCTCTTTTACCCGCAAATACTAGGCATGTTCTTGATGGGCGCCTACTTCTGCAAACGCCGATTCTTGCATAAGATTCAGGAGAACCGGAAGGGAATACTCCGACTGGTTCTCATTGGCGGAAGCGTAGGTCTTGTGCTTCAGCTCGTTATATCACTGACGAAGAAAGGGCTTCCGTTCTGGGGCGAGGCGGCAGCATTGTTCGTAGGGGCGCCGCTCTTAGCTCTGGCCTATATCGGAACATTTGCACTTTTATATCAACACAAACTCTGGAAAAAGGTACTCCATTGGTTTTCCTACCCTGGGAAAATGGCCTTCACAAACTATCTGCTTCAATCGGTCCTTTGCGGATTGATCTTTTACAGCTACGGTCTGGGATGGTATGGAAAGATCGAGCCAGTCTTGCAAATGTTAATTGCTGTCGGCATTTTTGCTCTGCAAGCGGTATTTAGCCGGGTCTGGTTCAATTGGCTTCCGATCGGACCTCTCGAATATGTTTGGCGCCTGTTCACTTATTGGGGAAATCCGCTGAATCGAGGCGAGAAAGGGAAGGCTGCTTCTGTTCATGAAGCACCATGA
- the lepB gene encoding signal peptidase I — protein sequence MKPVNLPEHRDTDHPEYVRKRAEVDEDYTEAKGRAAEKSAPPVLQNKWVRELWDLGKTAAIAFIIMLLLNMFVFNLSMVKGESMQPTLEEQERLFVDKIVYYFSSPRSGDIVVLKDPSTGPDKKHYLVKRVIAAPGETVEIRDHVLYVNGQALNEPYTDVQIEDRDFAEIRLGENEYFVMGDNRRYGRSKDSRSFGSVQKKDIVGRAEFVFWPVTKIRGL from the coding sequence ATGAAGCCAGTCAATTTACCGGAGCACCGGGATACGGACCATCCAGAGTATGTTCGCAAGCGAGCTGAGGTTGACGAGGATTACACGGAAGCCAAGGGGCGTGCAGCTGAGAAATCTGCTCCGCCCGTTCTTCAGAACAAATGGGTTCGTGAGCTGTGGGACTTGGGCAAGACGGCCGCAATTGCATTTATCATAATGCTCCTGCTGAATATGTTCGTGTTTAACCTGTCGATGGTGAAGGGTGAATCGATGCAGCCGACACTGGAAGAGCAGGAGCGGTTATTCGTCGACAAAATCGTTTATTACTTCTCATCACCACGCAGCGGTGATATCGTTGTGCTCAAAGATCCCAGCACCGGGCCTGATAAGAAGCATTACCTTGTCAAACGGGTTATTGCTGCCCCTGGCGAAACGGTGGAAATTCGCGACCATGTCCTGTACGTGAACGGACAAGCTCTGAACGAGCCTTATACCGATGTGCAGATCGAGGATCGGGATTTCGCGGAAATAAGGCTGGGCGAGAACGAATATTTCGTGATGGGAGACAATCGCCGCTACGGTCGCAGCAAGGACAGCCGCAGCTTCGGCAGTGTGCAGAAGAAGGACATCGTCGGCCGCGCAGAATTCGTGTTCTGGCCGGTGACTAAAATAAGAGGTTTGTAA
- a CDS encoding GNAT family N-acetyltransferase: MRIRSFQLSDANQVMELLQVSLSEQCYEDTKRAFARQLSWDSELIMVAEAEEEIVGVLIGTIDQNLGCIYRTAVHPEYRRQGYGKRLVSAMEQRFQQRNVRRIVVAGDEHNKAVMPLYEAMGYGASKFLEAFHNLGIAAVRSL; encoded by the coding sequence ATGCGTATTCGTTCCTTCCAGTTGAGTGATGCCAATCAAGTGATGGAGCTTCTGCAGGTATCCTTGTCAGAGCAGTGCTACGAAGACACTAAGCGGGCTTTTGCCAGACAATTGTCCTGGGATTCGGAATTAATCATGGTTGCGGAAGCCGAAGAGGAAATCGTGGGGGTCTTAATCGGGACGATCGATCAAAATCTAGGCTGCATTTATCGGACTGCGGTTCATCCCGAATACCGTCGTCAAGGGTATGGCAAGAGGCTGGTTAGCGCTATGGAGCAGCGGTTCCAGCAGCGCAACGTTCGCCGGATCGTTGTAGCTGGCGATGAACACAATAAGGCTGTTATGCCGCTGTATGAAGCGATGGGATACGGAGCAAGCAAGTTTCTGGAAGCGTTCCATAATTTGGGTATCGCAGCAGTCCGTTCGCTGTAA
- a CDS encoding YneF family protein — MNYVIPIITLIVGLVGGFFIGVFYLRQQLMKMQNDPQMLQKMAKQMGYNLNGQQMQRAQQMMKKQGMTQPQGRRKKK; from the coding sequence ATGAATTACGTAATTCCTATTATTACACTTATCGTCGGCTTGGTCGGCGGTTTCTTCATTGGCGTATTCTATTTGCGCCAACAATTGATGAAGATGCAGAATGATCCGCAAATGCTTCAGAAGATGGCGAAGCAAATGGGCTACAATTTGAACGGGCAGCAAATGCAGCGCGCTCAGCAAATGATGAAGAAGCAGGGCATGACGCAGCCGCAAGGCCGCCGGAAGAAGAAATAA
- a CDS encoding response regulator transcription factor has translation MNMANETILLVDDEEEIIAFIQDALELEGYRVLTAGNGRDALIQSQQQPSLIILDVMMPEMNGIEVCEQLRETTQCPIVFLSACQSEVDRIRGLAAGGDDYLLKPFSLAELKARIHAHLRREQRIHMQKEQGVLRFPSLTIDCKGHTVNCNGHNIALTNKEYQIVELLAMHQGQVFSREQIYEKLWGFDAEGDDSTITEHIKKIRAKLAAHAQDRTYIQTVWGIGYKWDPK, from the coding sequence ATGAATATGGCAAACGAAACGATCCTATTGGTAGATGATGAAGAAGAAATCATTGCTTTTATACAAGATGCGCTGGAGCTTGAAGGCTATCGCGTACTTACGGCCGGTAACGGGCGGGATGCCTTAATCCAGAGCCAACAGCAGCCCTCGCTGATCATTCTCGATGTGATGATGCCTGAGATGAACGGCATTGAAGTATGCGAGCAGCTTAGGGAAACGACGCAATGTCCCATTGTGTTTCTGAGCGCCTGTCAGAGTGAAGTGGACCGTATTCGGGGGCTGGCCGCGGGCGGGGATGATTATCTGCTCAAGCCCTTCAGCCTCGCAGAATTAAAGGCCAGAATCCATGCCCATCTGCGGAGAGAACAGAGAATCCATATGCAAAAAGAACAAGGCGTCCTTCGGTTTCCATCTCTGACGATCGATTGCAAGGGACATACCGTGAACTGTAATGGACATAACATCGCCCTTACGAATAAGGAGTATCAGATCGTAGAATTGTTAGCCATGCATCAGGGGCAGGTTTTTTCTCGAGAACAAATCTATGAGAAGTTATGGGGTTTTGACGCAGAGGGTGACGATTCCACAATCACGGAGCATATCAAGAAAATCCGGGCCAAGCTGGCTGCCCATGCACAAGACCGTACCTATATTCAAACCGTCTGGGGCATCGGCTACAAGTGGGATCCCAAATGA
- the folE gene encoding GTP cyclohydrolase I FolE produces MAGVKDYVNTQVGANREKIEHHVREILKLIGEDVEREGLIDTPARVARMYEEIYGGYEVDPRDVLGVTFEENHEELVIVKDIVYYSQCEHHTAPFFGKVHIGYIPSGRIAGLSKLARLVEAVTRRLQVQERITSQIADIMDEVLKPQGVMVVVEGEHLCMCARGIKKPGSKTVTSAVRGTFRSDAASRAEFLSLIKE; encoded by the coding sequence GTGGCAGGCGTCAAAGATTATGTAAATACTCAGGTTGGAGCCAACCGGGAGAAAATTGAACACCATGTCCGCGAAATATTGAAGCTGATTGGTGAAGATGTTGAGCGGGAAGGCCTTATCGATACACCGGCACGGGTAGCCCGGATGTACGAAGAAATATACGGCGGTTACGAAGTGGATCCTCGCGATGTGCTTGGAGTTACGTTCGAGGAGAACCATGAAGAACTCGTAATCGTAAAGGATATCGTGTACTACAGTCAATGCGAGCACCACACGGCCCCTTTCTTCGGCAAGGTGCATATCGGCTATATCCCGAGCGGCAGAATCGCCGGACTTAGCAAACTGGCCCGTTTGGTGGAGGCGGTCACCCGCAGACTGCAGGTACAGGAGCGCATTACGTCGCAAATCGCCGACATTATGGACGAGGTTCTTAAGCCGCAAGGTGTGATGGTCGTCGTGGAAGGCGAGCATCTCTGCATGTGTGCCCGCGGCATTAAGAAGCCGGGAAGCAAGACGGTGACCTCGGCCGTACGGGGAACGTTCCGTTCTGATGCAGCTTCTAGAGCAGAGTTTTTGTCGCTGATTAAGGAATAG